One Mycolicibacterium crocinum DNA window includes the following coding sequences:
- a CDS encoding GntR family transcriptional regulator: MEESEGGPIAEDVRRRILSMLAQGTLRPGSRLGTEREMADRFEVSRSTLRSALLPLSRAGVLERRTGRNGGTFVRADVVQRNAAELAGLPARLASGGHTSATRVLATDRRPSTAAEAAALEIEPGDDVFAIRRLRFADGVPLSVDFSCFVAGHVIDLLEQPLGGSLYELIAVRYGLVPATSSETIEVVSASPREADWLCIAHRRPLVAITRITRDADDRPFEYAYDLFRADRVRLTATTSTVTARERRGTDGRVERSVSSA; encoded by the coding sequence ATGGAGGAGTCGGAAGGGGGACCGATCGCGGAGGATGTGCGTCGGCGCATCCTGTCGATGCTCGCGCAGGGCACCCTTCGGCCGGGCTCGCGGCTGGGTACCGAACGCGAGATGGCCGACCGCTTCGAAGTTTCCCGATCCACTCTGCGCAGTGCGCTGTTGCCGTTGAGCCGCGCCGGCGTGCTGGAGCGGCGGACCGGGCGTAACGGAGGCACATTCGTGCGCGCCGACGTGGTGCAGCGCAACGCCGCCGAGCTGGCCGGCCTTCCGGCACGGTTGGCAAGCGGCGGCCATACCAGTGCGACCCGCGTGTTGGCGACGGACCGCAGGCCGTCCACCGCAGCGGAAGCCGCCGCCCTGGAAATCGAGCCCGGCGACGACGTTTTCGCGATCCGCCGGTTGCGCTTCGCCGACGGCGTGCCGCTGTCGGTGGACTTCTCGTGTTTCGTCGCCGGGCATGTCATCGATCTGCTGGAGCAGCCGCTCGGCGGCTCGCTGTACGAGTTGATCGCCGTACGCTACGGCCTGGTACCGGCCACCTCCAGCGAGACGATTGAGGTGGTCAGCGCCAGCCCGCGCGAGGCCGACTGGCTCTGCATCGCGCACCGGCGGCCGCTGGTGGCGATCACCCGGATCACGCGCGACGCCGACGACCGGCCGTTCGAGTACGCCTACGACCTGTTCCGGGCCGACCGGGTGCGGCTGACCGCCACCACGTCGACGGTGACCGCGCGGGAGCGCCGAGGTACGGATGGACGGGTGGAACGCTCGGTCAGCAGTGCGTGA
- a CDS encoding FKBP-type peptidyl-prolyl cis-trans isomerase, whose protein sequence is MTSKPVIEFPDGPAPSELVIKDLVVGEGDEAKPGAVVDVHYVGVEYDTGEEFDSSWNRGESISFPLRGLIQGWQDGIPGMKVGGRRQLTIPPEQAYGPAGGGHQLSGKTLIFVIDLLATR, encoded by the coding sequence GTGACGAGCAAACCCGTGATCGAATTTCCCGACGGCCCGGCGCCCAGCGAACTGGTCATCAAAGACCTGGTGGTCGGCGAGGGCGATGAAGCCAAGCCCGGCGCCGTCGTAGATGTCCACTATGTGGGTGTCGAGTACGACACCGGTGAAGAGTTCGACAGCTCGTGGAACCGCGGGGAGTCCATCTCCTTCCCGTTGCGCGGGCTCATCCAGGGCTGGCAGGACGGCATCCCCGGGATGAAGGTGGGCGGCCGGCGTCAGCTCACGATCCCGCCCGAGCAGGCGTACGGCCCGGCCGGCGGCGGACACCAGTTGTCCGGCAAGACGCTGATCTTTGTCATCGACCTGCTGGCCACCCGATGA
- a CDS encoding MFS transporter, whose product MITTVGEISARRKTIILASCCLSLLIVSMDSTIVNVAIPAIRTDLHATASQMQWVIDIYTLVLASLLMLSGATGDRFGRRRIFQIGLATFAVGSLLCSLAPDIDTLIGARLVQGFGGSMMNPVALSIISQIFVGRVERARALGLWGAVVGISMALGPIVGGFLIEAISWRAVFWINLPICAAAIILTAIFVPESKSATMRDIDPVGQLLAVLALFGVVFVLIEGPGMGWTNPRILAIAAGAAVALLAFLRYESRRHDPFIDLRFFRSVPFSSATVIAVCAFAAWGAFLFMMSLYLQGERGYSAAHTGLIYLPIAIGALFFSPLSGRLVGRFGARPSLLVSGVLMTIASVMLIFLTPTTPVWGLLAIFTVYGIGFGMVNAPITNAAVSGMPRDRAGAASAVTSTSRQVGVSIGVALCGSVAGSALAVAGADFTAAARPLWFLNIALGVVIVVLAIVSTSARAKLSAQRLAPLIDDHRNEHAHVG is encoded by the coding sequence GTGATTACAACTGTCGGTGAGATCAGCGCGCGGCGCAAGACGATCATCCTGGCGTCCTGCTGCCTGAGCCTGTTGATCGTGTCGATGGATTCGACGATCGTGAACGTCGCGATCCCCGCTATCCGCACCGACCTGCATGCCACCGCCTCGCAGATGCAGTGGGTCATCGACATCTACACCCTGGTGCTGGCGTCGCTGCTGATGCTCTCGGGGGCCACCGGTGATCGCTTCGGTCGCCGCCGGATCTTCCAGATCGGCCTGGCCACCTTTGCGGTGGGCTCACTGCTGTGCAGCCTGGCGCCCGACATCGACACGCTGATTGGCGCCCGCCTGGTTCAGGGATTTGGCGGTTCGATGATGAATCCCGTTGCGCTATCAATCATTTCGCAGATCTTCGTCGGCCGGGTGGAGCGCGCCCGCGCGCTCGGGCTATGGGGTGCGGTGGTCGGTATCTCGATGGCGCTGGGCCCGATCGTCGGCGGCTTCCTGATCGAGGCGATCAGCTGGCGCGCGGTGTTCTGGATCAATCTGCCCATCTGCGCGGCCGCCATCATCCTCACGGCGATCTTCGTCCCCGAGAGCAAGTCGGCCACCATGCGCGATATCGATCCGGTCGGGCAGCTGTTGGCCGTGCTGGCGCTGTTCGGCGTCGTCTTCGTCCTCATCGAGGGGCCGGGAATGGGCTGGACCAACCCGCGGATCCTCGCGATCGCGGCCGGCGCGGCGGTGGCCCTCCTGGCCTTCCTGCGCTACGAGTCCCGCCGCCACGACCCCTTCATCGATCTGCGGTTCTTCCGCAGTGTGCCGTTCTCGTCGGCTACGGTCATCGCCGTGTGCGCCTTCGCCGCCTGGGGGGCCTTCCTCTTCATGATGTCGCTGTACCTGCAGGGGGAGCGCGGCTATTCGGCAGCCCACACCGGTCTGATCTACCTGCCGATCGCGATCGGCGCGCTGTTCTTCTCGCCGCTGTCGGGCCGGCTGGTCGGCCGGTTCGGCGCCCGCCCGTCCTTGTTGGTGTCCGGTGTCCTGATGACCATCGCGTCGGTGATGCTGATCTTCCTCACCCCGACTACACCGGTGTGGGGGCTGCTGGCGATCTTCACGGTGTACGGCATCGGGTTCGGCATGGTCAACGCGCCGATCACCAATGCGGCGGTCAGCGGTATGCCGCGCGACCGGGCCGGAGCGGCCTCGGCGGTGACCTCGACCAGCAGGCAGGTGGGCGTGAGTATCGGTGTGGCACTGTGTGGTTCGGTTGCCGGCTCGGCGCTGGCGGTCGCGGGCGCCGACTTCACCGCCGCCGCAAGACCGCTGTGGTTCCTCAACATCGCCCTGGGTGTGGTGATCGTGGTGCTCGCGATCGTGTCGACCTCGGCCCGGGCCAAGCTCTCTGCGCAGCGGCTGGCGCCGCTGATCGACGATCACCGAAATGAGCATGCCCATGTCGGGTAA
- a CDS encoding DUF2630 family protein → MAEDNDTLSRIHDLVAQERELRERVVHGQLDPSEERERLRAIETELDQCWDLLRQRRALRETGGDPSQASVRPGDEVEGYLS, encoded by the coding sequence GTGGCAGAAGACAACGACACCCTGTCCCGCATCCACGACCTGGTCGCGCAGGAGCGCGAACTGCGTGAGCGGGTGGTACACGGACAACTCGACCCGTCCGAGGAGCGCGAGCGCCTGAGGGCCATCGAAACCGAGCTCGACCAGTGCTGGGACCTGCTTCGCCAGCGTCGCGCCCTGCGCGAGACGGGCGGCGACCCCAGCCAGGCCAGCGTGCGGCCCGGCGACGAGGTCGAGGGCTACCTCAGCTGA
- a CDS encoding APC family permease gives MSEIIDPPAPAGTDAKSDTVQRLKPNAVGLIGVLFMAVATAAPITAMVGNVPIAVGFGNGAYAPAGYFVATIVLTLFSIGYAAMSKHITATGAFYGYISHGLGRIVGLGAGFLTAMAYMVFEASIIGIFAFFGNDTFNSLFHVNIPWIVFAIAMLAINALLTYFDINVAARVLGVFLITEIVMLSLLALSVLFTGGGPQGWSWGSLNPLNAFQNLSGTVAGPGGQMLTVAGSAGIGLFFAFWSWVGFESSAMYGEESKNPKKIIPIAVISSVIGIGVFYVLVSWLAIVGTGPQNAVALAQDSATAGDIFFGPIQSHLGVWAVDVFKVLLMTGSFACGMAFHNCAARYIYAIGRENVIPGMRKTLGATHSSHGSPHIAGFVQTAFATVVVLFFALTGRDPYTGLYGLMALLGTTAIMIVQALAAFSVIAYFHVGKNHPETANWFRTFLAPLLGGLGMLYVTYLLAKNASFAAGTAASDWVFAAIPYVVGVVGIGGILLAVVLKYRSPQRYSELGRTVLEESHERQ, from the coding sequence ATGAGCGAGATCATCGATCCGCCGGCGCCCGCCGGTACCGATGCCAAATCCGACACGGTCCAGCGGCTCAAGCCCAATGCCGTCGGATTGATCGGCGTCCTCTTCATGGCCGTCGCGACCGCCGCGCCGATCACGGCCATGGTCGGCAATGTGCCGATCGCCGTCGGATTCGGCAACGGCGCGTACGCGCCCGCGGGGTACTTCGTCGCCACGATCGTGCTGACGCTGTTCTCGATCGGGTACGCCGCGATGAGCAAGCACATCACCGCCACCGGCGCGTTCTACGGCTACATCTCGCACGGCCTGGGCCGCATCGTCGGCCTCGGTGCGGGGTTCCTGACCGCGATGGCCTACATGGTGTTCGAGGCCTCGATCATCGGCATCTTCGCGTTCTTCGGTAACGACACGTTCAATTCCCTTTTCCACGTGAACATTCCGTGGATCGTGTTCGCCATCGCCATGCTCGCGATCAACGCGCTGCTGACGTACTTCGACATCAACGTCGCCGCCCGCGTGCTCGGGGTATTCCTGATCACCGAGATCGTCATGCTCTCGCTGCTGGCGCTCTCGGTGTTGTTCACCGGCGGTGGGCCGCAGGGTTGGTCGTGGGGATCGCTCAACCCGCTCAACGCTTTCCAGAACCTGAGCGGCACCGTCGCCGGCCCCGGCGGCCAGATGCTCACGGTGGCCGGATCGGCAGGCATCGGCCTGTTCTTCGCGTTCTGGTCCTGGGTCGGCTTCGAATCCAGCGCGATGTACGGCGAGGAGTCCAAGAACCCGAAGAAGATCATCCCGATCGCGGTGATCAGCTCGGTGATCGGCATCGGCGTGTTCTACGTCCTCGTCTCGTGGTTGGCGATCGTCGGCACCGGTCCGCAGAATGCCGTTGCACTGGCCCAGGATTCGGCCACCGCCGGTGACATCTTCTTCGGACCCATCCAGTCCCACCTGGGCGTCTGGGCCGTCGACGTCTTCAAGGTCCTGCTGATGACGGGATCGTTCGCCTGCGGCATGGCGTTCCACAACTGCGCCGCCCGCTACATCTACGCGATCGGCCGCGAGAACGTGATCCCCGGTATGCGAAAGACGCTGGGCGCCACGCACTCCTCGCACGGCTCGCCGCACATCGCCGGATTCGTGCAGACCGCCTTCGCGACCGTCGTCGTGCTGTTCTTCGCACTCACCGGACGTGACCCCTACACCGGGCTGTACGGGCTCATGGCGCTGCTCGGCACCACGGCGATCATGATCGTGCAGGCGTTGGCCGCCTTCTCGGTGATCGCCTACTTCCATGTCGGCAAGAATCACCCCGAGACAGCCAACTGGTTCCGGACCTTCCTGGCACCGCTGCTGGGCGGTCTCGGCATGCTCTACGTGACCTACCTGCTGGCCAAGAACGCCTCGTTCGCAGCGGGCACCGCGGCGTCGGACTGGGTATTCGCCGCGATTCCCTATGTGGTCGGCGTGGTCGGCATTGGCGGCATCTTGCTGGCCGTTGTCCTGAAATACCGCTCCCCGCAGCGCTATTCGGAGCTGGGTCGGACGGTGCTCGAAGAGTCGCACGAACGCCAGTGA
- a CDS encoding TetR/AcrR family transcriptional regulator: MKTEFDRRGDILVVAARLFAERGYLNTTMTEIARACGLGQSSLYYWFRQKEDILLGLLALNRVSLEFAEQMVAAPGSPAVRLLRLLRLDIGELCSAAVDICEVEVLAEQQPEVFAQFWADTAALHRHMATLIGDGIACGEFIDCDPEFAALNICGAEEGVQRRYRNSAAHTPDGTSPFRHAYYTREHVARELAAMLVRGLLRDPATLPALSAQADSAASGWPAGR, translated from the coding sequence GTGAAGACCGAGTTCGACCGCCGCGGTGACATTCTGGTGGTCGCCGCCCGGCTGTTCGCCGAGCGCGGTTATCTCAACACCACGATGACCGAGATCGCGCGAGCCTGCGGACTCGGGCAGTCGTCGCTGTACTACTGGTTCCGGCAGAAGGAGGACATCCTGCTGGGGCTGCTCGCCCTGAACCGGGTTTCCCTCGAGTTCGCCGAACAGATGGTGGCCGCGCCCGGTTCACCTGCCGTGCGGCTGCTGCGCCTGCTGCGATTGGACATCGGAGAACTGTGCTCGGCGGCGGTCGACATCTGCGAGGTCGAGGTACTCGCCGAACAACAACCCGAGGTTTTCGCTCAGTTCTGGGCCGACACCGCGGCACTGCATCGGCACATGGCGACACTCATCGGCGACGGCATCGCGTGCGGCGAATTCATCGACTGCGATCCGGAATTCGCCGCGCTGAACATCTGCGGCGCCGAAGAGGGTGTGCAGCGCCGCTACCGGAACTCGGCGGCGCACACCCCGGACGGCACCAGCCCGTTCCGGCACGCGTACTACACGCGCGAACACGTCGCCCGCGAACTGGCCGCCATGTTGGTGCGCGGGCTGCTGCGCGATCCGGCCACGCTGCCTGCGCTCAGCGCGCAGGCCGACAGTGCTGCTAGCGGGTGGCCAGCAGGTCGATGA
- a CDS encoding phosphotransferase enzyme family protein, with protein MPGLPPTHESFARAALPAYGRVSDTPLRLLSLSENATYLVEDDDPIVLRVHRPGYHSLEAIRSELAWMQALRTETSVATPELVAARDGTDVVAAEFDGDVLHVDAVTFVAGCTAEEDPDAVGFDQLGRLTAVMHEHARNWTFPQEFTRFRWDLETILGPDARWGNWRLAPGLTDDDRALIQRAADDITAKLTEFGSAPDRFGLVHADLRLANLMVNPSDNGAGITVIDFDDCGWSWYLADLGAAVSFIEDTPAGERIIAEWLTGYFQAGSIPEDHLALIPSFVMMRRIMLTAWIASHFDADAAIGVGADFAPNTARLAQRYLEDRTWLQDAIFGSRV; from the coding sequence ATGCCGGGATTGCCGCCGACTCATGAGTCCTTCGCGCGCGCAGCACTGCCCGCTTACGGTCGTGTCAGCGATACACCATTGCGGCTGCTCAGCTTGTCGGAGAACGCCACCTATCTGGTCGAAGACGACGACCCGATCGTGCTGCGGGTGCACCGCCCCGGGTATCACTCGCTGGAGGCGATCCGCTCCGAGTTGGCGTGGATGCAGGCGCTGCGGACCGAGACCTCGGTGGCCACGCCGGAACTGGTCGCCGCGCGCGACGGCACCGATGTGGTCGCCGCGGAGTTCGACGGCGACGTCCTGCACGTCGACGCCGTCACGTTCGTCGCGGGCTGCACGGCCGAGGAGGATCCCGACGCGGTCGGCTTCGACCAGCTCGGCCGGCTCACCGCGGTCATGCACGAGCACGCCAGGAACTGGACATTTCCGCAGGAGTTCACCCGGTTCCGCTGGGATCTGGAGACGATCCTGGGCCCGGACGCCCGCTGGGGCAACTGGCGGCTGGCACCCGGTCTCACCGACGACGACCGGGCTCTGATCCAGCGCGCCGCCGACGACATCACCGCGAAGCTCACCGAGTTCGGCTCAGCGCCAGACCGTTTCGGCCTGGTTCACGCCGACCTGCGGCTGGCCAACCTGATGGTCAATCCGTCCGACAACGGCGCGGGCATCACCGTGATCGACTTCGACGACTGCGGCTGGTCCTGGTACCTCGCCGATCTCGGGGCGGCCGTGTCGTTCATCGAAGACACTCCGGCCGGTGAACGCATCATCGCCGAGTGGCTGACCGGCTACTTCCAGGCCGGTTCGATACCTGAGGACCACCTCGCGCTGATTCCGTCCTTCGTGATGATGCGGCGGATCATGCTCACGGCGTGGATCGCCTCGCACTTCGACGCCGACGCCGCGATCGGCGTCGGGGCGGACTTCGCCCCCAACACCGCTCGGCTGGCACAGCGATATCTCGAGGACCGAACCTGGCTGCAGGACGCGATCTTCGGCTCGCGGGTCTAA
- a CDS encoding MarR family winged helix-turn-helix transcriptional regulator: protein MSGNPVADQVWRSMSSLVLDNKDRWRRTVVDRTGLPFSRIRILRRLAAQPMTVKEVAEAATIDAPAATVAVNDLEARGLVVRQPHPENRRCKLVSLTDAGREVIAVLDETDDPAPQMLASLDEQDLQALQEILARVIS from the coding sequence ATGTCGGGTAATCCGGTAGCCGATCAGGTGTGGCGGTCGATGTCGAGCCTGGTGCTGGACAACAAGGACCGCTGGCGCCGAACGGTGGTGGATCGAACAGGCTTGCCGTTCAGCAGGATTCGGATCCTGCGTCGGCTCGCAGCCCAGCCGATGACGGTCAAAGAGGTCGCCGAGGCGGCGACGATCGACGCACCCGCCGCCACGGTGGCGGTCAACGACCTGGAGGCGCGCGGACTGGTGGTCCGTCAGCCTCATCCGGAGAACCGACGCTGCAAGCTGGTGTCGCTTACCGATGCCGGCCGCGAAGTCATCGCCGTCCTCGATGAGACCGACGACCCGGCGCCGCAGATGCTGGCCTCACTCGACGAACAGGACCTTCAGGCGTTGCAGGAGATCCTGGCTCGCGTGATCAGCTGA
- a CDS encoding SDR family NAD(P)-dependent oxidoreductase — protein MRDAAQTFAADLRGRAACRSVVDAVVGHFGRLDLLVNNAATMTVVEPTVATMSLWWRDIDVNLTTPLWLTQAAAPALRATGGQVVNICSISGLRGEPGFSAYAASKAGLLGMTRSLARELAPDVRVNAIAPGPTETEQLNRDAEFRGVSLEQLYLEYTAGIPTGRLVQSAEVADVVRFLAGARAFTGECVQINGGMLMS, from the coding sequence ATCCGAGATGCTGCACAGACATTCGCGGCGGACTTGCGCGGCCGGGCGGCGTGCCGGTCGGTTGTCGACGCCGTCGTCGGACACTTCGGCCGGCTCGATCTGCTGGTGAACAATGCCGCGACGATGACGGTTGTCGAACCCACAGTAGCGACGATGTCCCTGTGGTGGCGCGACATCGACGTGAACCTGACGACTCCGCTGTGGCTGACCCAGGCCGCGGCGCCGGCATTGCGCGCAACCGGTGGGCAGGTCGTGAACATCTGCAGCATCTCCGGCCTGCGCGGTGAGCCGGGCTTCAGCGCCTATGCGGCGAGTAAGGCCGGACTGCTCGGGATGACCCGCTCGCTCGCCCGTGAGCTGGCACCCGACGTGCGGGTCAATGCGATTGCCCCGGGACCCACCGAGACCGAACAGCTCAACCGCGACGCCGAATTCCGCGGCGTGAGCCTGGAACAGCTATACCTCGAGTACACCGCGGGCATCCCGACTGGGCGGTTGGTGCAGTCCGCCGAAGTAGCCGACGTGGTGCGGTTCCTCGCCGGTGCGAGGGCATTCACCGGTGAGTGCGTGCAGATCAACGGCGGGATGCTGATGTCGTGA
- a CDS encoding aspartate aminotransferase family protein, whose protein sequence is MSFSNIMDSNSYSADHPVDPATESLIAARDRILGPAYRLFYQRPVHLVRGEGTRLYDADGACYLDAYNNVASVGHCHPHVVEAVTRQLSTLNTHTRYLHGGIVNYSERLLDTMPEQIDQVMYACTGSEVNDLALRVAEMYTGAKGVIVTTDAYHGNTAAVTAISPSIGGATVLGEHVRTVPPPDSYRVPAAELAETFTADVVAAITDLKDRGAGFSALIVDTIFSSDGIYPDPSVLAPAVEAVHRAGGVFIADEVQPGFGRTGEAMWGFLRHGVVPDLVTMGKPMGNGMPIAAMAARSEVLDVFAREVPYFNTFGGNPVTIAAAAAVLDVIEEEKLMRNAADVGSQLRTELARLGADHPRIGDVRGTGLYVGVEVIDETGAPDRAGARELVNAMRERRVLISVCGRDGNVLKIRPPLVFSSTDVDWFCTEFAGALASPF, encoded by the coding sequence ATGAGCTTTTCCAACATCATGGATTCCAACAGCTACTCGGCGGATCACCCGGTCGACCCCGCCACCGAATCGTTGATCGCGGCCCGTGACCGCATCCTGGGCCCGGCGTACCGGCTGTTCTACCAACGGCCGGTGCACCTGGTCCGCGGCGAGGGGACGCGGCTCTACGACGCCGACGGCGCCTGTTACCTGGATGCCTACAACAACGTCGCCAGCGTCGGCCACTGCCACCCGCACGTGGTGGAGGCCGTCACCCGTCAGCTGTCCACCCTGAACACGCACACCCGCTACCTGCACGGCGGGATCGTGAACTACAGCGAGCGCCTGCTGGACACGATGCCCGAGCAGATCGATCAGGTGATGTACGCCTGCACCGGCTCGGAGGTCAACGACCTGGCCCTGCGCGTTGCCGAAATGTATACCGGCGCAAAGGGTGTCATCGTCACCACCGACGCCTATCACGGCAACACCGCCGCGGTTACCGCGATCTCGCCGTCCATCGGCGGGGCCACGGTGCTCGGCGAGCATGTCCGCACGGTCCCGCCGCCGGACAGCTACCGCGTGCCGGCCGCCGAACTCGCCGAGACGTTCACCGCCGACGTCGTCGCCGCCATCACCGACCTGAAGGATCGCGGCGCCGGATTCTCCGCACTGATCGTCGACACCATCTTCTCCTCCGACGGCATCTACCCCGATCCCTCGGTGCTGGCGCCCGCCGTGGAGGCGGTGCATCGCGCCGGCGGGGTGTTCATCGCCGACGAGGTGCAGCCGGGATTCGGCCGCACCGGCGAGGCGATGTGGGGCTTCCTGCGCCACGGCGTTGTGCCGGACCTGGTGACCATGGGCAAGCCGATGGGCAACGGCATGCCGATCGCGGCGATGGCGGCCCGCTCGGAGGTCCTCGACGTCTTCGCCCGCGAGGTGCCCTACTTCAACACCTTCGGCGGTAACCCCGTGACGATCGCCGCGGCGGCGGCCGTGCTGGACGTCATCGAAGAAGAGAAGTTGATGCGCAACGCCGCGGACGTCGGTTCGCAGCTACGCACCGAATTGGCGCGCCTCGGTGCCGACCATCCGCGCATCGGTGATGTCCGCGGCACCGGGCTGTACGTCGGCGTCGAGGTGATCGACGAGACCGGCGCGCCCGACCGGGCCGGCGCCCGGGAACTCGTCAACGCCATGCGCGAGCGCCGGGTGCTGATCTCGGTGTGCGGTCGCGACGGCAATGTACTGAAGATTCGGCCACCGCTGGTCTTCTCGAGCACCGACGTCGACTGGTTCTGCACCGAGTTCGCCGGCGCGCTCGCTTCGCCGTTTTGA
- the fabG gene encoding 3-oxoacyl-ACP reductase FabG, whose product MFDLQSTSVVVTGGSKGIGRGIASVFATAGANVAIAARSAAELDSAVADLDALGSGKVLGIRTDVADPVSCANLAAAAVDAFGGIDVVCANAGIFPDAPLATMTPAQLAEVVDVNVKGNIFTVQACLDALIASGRGRVILTSSITGPITGFPGWSHYGASKAAQLGFMRTAAIELAPHGITVNAVLPGNIFTEGLYDKGEDYIAGMTKAIPAGTLGKPEDIGHLAAFLATVEAGYITGQAIAVDGGQVLPESPDALNT is encoded by the coding sequence GTGTTTGATCTGCAGTCCACGTCCGTCGTGGTGACCGGCGGCAGCAAGGGGATCGGGCGCGGCATCGCCTCGGTGTTCGCCACCGCGGGCGCCAACGTGGCGATCGCCGCGCGCTCGGCGGCCGAATTGGATTCCGCAGTTGCCGATCTGGATGCGCTGGGCAGCGGAAAGGTGTTGGGAATACGGACCGATGTCGCGGATCCGGTGTCCTGTGCCAACCTCGCTGCCGCGGCCGTCGACGCCTTCGGCGGCATCGACGTCGTCTGCGCCAATGCGGGAATCTTCCCGGATGCCCCGCTGGCCACGATGACGCCCGCGCAGCTGGCGGAAGTCGTCGACGTCAACGTCAAGGGCAACATCTTCACCGTGCAGGCGTGCCTGGACGCGCTGATCGCGTCCGGGCGCGGCCGGGTAATTCTCACCTCGTCGATCACCGGGCCGATCACCGGCTTTCCGGGCTGGTCGCACTACGGGGCATCAAAGGCCGCACAGCTCGGCTTCATGCGCACCGCCGCAATCGAATTGGCGCCACACGGGATCACCGTGAACGCAGTCCTGCCGGGCAACATCTTCACCGAAGGTCTCTACGACAAGGGCGAGGACTACATCGCCGGCATGACCAAGGCGATCCCGGCAGGCACGCTGGGCAAGCCAGAGGACATCGGCCATCTGGCTGCTTTCCTCGCCACCGTCGAGGCCGGGTACATCACCGGCCAGGCGATCGCCGTCGACGGCGGTCAGGTGCTGCCCGAATCGCCGGATGCACTGAATACCTAG
- a CDS encoding citrate synthase, with protein sequence MAATDETASLKYPGGELDLDIVKATEGSDGIALGSLLAKTGYTTFDQGFVNTASTKSAITYIDGDAGILRYRGYPIEQLAEKSTFIEVSYLLIYGELPTTEQLEKFTTQIQRHTLLHEDLKRFFDGFPRDAHPMPVLSSAVNALSAYYQDSLDPLNKKQVELSTIRLLAKLPTIAAYAYKKSEGQPFLYPDNSLTLVENFLRMTFGFPAEPYEVDPEIVRALDMLLILHADHEQNCSTSTVRLVGSSQANLFTSISGGINALWGPLHGGANQAVLEMLEKIRVGQDDVQTFVKKVKNKEDGVKLMGFGHRVYKNYDPRARIVKEQADKILGKLGGDDELLDIAKQLEEIALTDDFFIERKLYPNVDYYTGVIYRAMGFPTRMFTVLFALGRLPGWIAHWREMHDEGSSKIGRPRQIYTGYTERDYATIDTRG encoded by the coding sequence GTGGCCGCAACCGACGAGACCGCCTCCCTGAAGTACCCGGGCGGCGAGTTGGACCTGGACATCGTCAAGGCGACGGAGGGGTCTGACGGGATCGCGCTGGGCTCGTTGCTGGCCAAGACCGGTTACACGACGTTCGACCAGGGTTTCGTGAACACCGCGTCGACCAAGAGCGCCATCACCTACATCGACGGCGACGCCGGCATCCTGCGCTACCGCGGCTACCCGATCGAGCAGCTCGCCGAGAAGTCGACCTTCATCGAGGTGAGCTACCTGCTGATCTATGGTGAGCTGCCGACCACCGAGCAGCTGGAGAAGTTCACCACCCAGATTCAGCGGCACACCCTGCTGCACGAGGACCTCAAGCGGTTCTTCGATGGTTTCCCGCGCGATGCGCATCCGATGCCGGTGCTGTCCAGCGCGGTCAACGCGTTGAGCGCCTACTACCAGGATTCGCTGGATCCGCTGAACAAGAAGCAGGTGGAGCTGTCCACGATCCGGCTGCTGGCCAAGCTGCCTACGATCGCGGCGTACGCCTACAAGAAGTCCGAGGGGCAGCCGTTCCTGTACCCGGACAACTCGCTGACGCTGGTGGAGAACTTCCTGCGGATGACGTTCGGCTTCCCGGCTGAGCCCTATGAGGTCGATCCCGAGATCGTCCGCGCACTGGACATGCTGCTGATCCTGCACGCCGACCACGAGCAGAACTGTTCGACGTCGACGGTGCGGCTGGTCGGCTCCTCGCAGGCCAACCTGTTCACCTCGATCTCCGGCGGCATCAACGCGCTGTGGGGTCCGCTGCACGGCGGCGCCAACCAGGCCGTGCTGGAGATGCTGGAGAAGATCCGCGTCGGCCAGGACGATGTGCAGACGTTCGTCAAGAAGGTCAAGAACAAAGAAGACGGCGTGAAGCTGATGGGCTTCGGGCACCGGGTCTACAAGAACTACGACCCGCGGGCGCGCATCGTCAAGGAGCAGGCCGACAAGATCCTCGGCAAGCTCGGCGGCGACGACGAGTTGCTCGACATCGCCAAGCAGCTCGAGGAGATCGCGCTCACCGACGATTTCTTCATCGAGCGCAAGCTCTACCCGAACGTCGACTACTACACCGGCGTGATCTACCGCGCGATGGGCTTCCCGACCCGGATGTTCACCGTGCTGTTCGCCCTCGGCCGGCTGCCGGGCTGGATCGCGCACTGGCGGGAGATGCACGACGAGGGCAGCAGCAAGATCGGCCGCCCGCGCCAGATCTACACCGGGTACACCGAGCGCGACTACGCGACCATCGACACGCGCGGCTAA